In one Nostoc sp. KVJ3 genomic region, the following are encoded:
- a CDS encoding retropepsin-like domain-containing protein, whose amino-acid sequence MNKTPSPDESQQMLKWLNQNRQMLLDLYKNQYVAYNPNGLIAHGENLHEVLELADASEQPFVIYLVPRRTASIQILPIRFRTVARHDWQPNYHVKLKHRDIEVSTIMLVDSGAELSLISFKVGQDLGYALADAESTLLAETIGGRVEYVLRNFELTIDEHNFIAPVAWLQTNTGGEQLLLGREVVFDKFNIEFRQAEEQIIFTWRRDS is encoded by the coding sequence ATGAATAAAACACCCTCTCCCGATGAAAGTCAGCAAATGCTGAAGTGGTTAAACCAGAATCGTCAAATGTTATTAGATTTATATAAAAATCAATATGTTGCTTATAATCCTAATGGCTTAATCGCTCATGGTGAAAACTTGCATGAAGTTCTAGAATTGGCAGATGCTTCAGAACAGCCATTTGTAATTTACTTAGTTCCACGTCGCACTGCTTCTATCCAAATTCTCCCAATTCGCTTTCGTACAGTTGCTCGGCATGACTGGCAACCAAATTATCATGTAAAACTGAAGCACAGAGATATAGAAGTTTCGACAATAATGTTAGTAGACTCTGGTGCTGAATTAAGTTTAATTTCTTTTAAAGTCGGTCAAGATTTAGGCTATGCTTTGGCTGATGCAGAATCAACATTATTAGCAGAAACCATAGGTGGTAGAGTTGAGTATGTTTTACGTAATTTTGAACTGACAATTGATGAACACAATTTTATTGCCCCTGTAGCATGGTTACAAACTAATACAGGTGGAGAGCAATTACTTCTAGGAAGAGAAGTTGTATTTGATAAGTTTAATATTGAGTTTAGACAAGCTGAGGAACAAATTATTTTTACATGGCGTAGAGATAGTTAA
- a CDS encoding LysR family transcriptional regulator yields MELRHLRYFIAVAEELHFTKAAERLHIAQPPLSQQIQQLEAQLGVELFHRKTKRQVQLTQAGQVFLQEAYQLLAQLQKAIELTQKIGRGEKGQLRIGFTSLVTYDLLPVILRQFREQFPEVELILQELTTTQQEQALQERRIHVGFAHPPLEENALNQECIQQEALIVAMLETHPLAEQEKISVRSLVNENFIMFPRYLGPGLYDQIVSLCQQGNFSPKVTQEAIQMQTIIGLVSAGMGIAIAPSSLQNLQRAGVVYRAVEEKTPLVETAIVWREEDMTPVLREFLQVVRGICG; encoded by the coding sequence ATGGAATTGCGACATCTGCGCTATTTTATTGCTGTCGCTGAAGAACTGCACTTTACTAAAGCCGCCGAGCGATTGCATATCGCTCAACCGCCCTTAAGCCAACAAATTCAGCAATTAGAGGCGCAATTGGGAGTAGAACTCTTTCACCGCAAAACCAAGCGACAGGTACAGCTAACCCAAGCTGGACAAGTATTTTTGCAAGAAGCTTATCAACTTTTAGCTCAACTCCAAAAAGCAATTGAGCTAACCCAAAAAATCGGCAGAGGTGAGAAGGGACAACTGCGAATCGGATTTACTAGCTTAGTAACCTACGATTTGCTTCCTGTAATTTTGCGGCAATTTCGAGAACAGTTTCCAGAAGTAGAGTTGATTTTGCAAGAATTAACTACAACTCAGCAAGAACAAGCGCTACAAGAACGCCGCATTCACGTAGGCTTTGCTCATCCACCGTTAGAAGAGAACGCACTCAATCAAGAGTGCATTCAACAAGAAGCGCTAATTGTGGCTATGTTGGAAACTCATCCCTTAGCTGAACAAGAAAAGATTTCAGTGCGATCGCTAGTCAACGAAAACTTTATCATGTTCCCTCGCTATTTAGGCCCCGGACTTTACGACCAAATTGTGAGTCTTTGTCAGCAAGGAAATTTCAGCCCAAAAGTTACGCAAGAAGCGATTCAGATGCAGACAATTATCGGTTTGGTTTCAGCCGGAATGGGAATTGCGATCGCGCCGTCTTCATTGCAAAATCTTCAGAGGGCTGGTGTAGTGTATCGTGCTGTAGAGGAGAAAACACCATTAGTAGAAACGGCTATAGTCTGGCGGGAAGAAGATATGACACCTGTACTAAGGGAATTTCTGCAAGTTGTCAGGGGTATCTGTGGTTAA
- a CDS encoding methyltransferase domain-containing protein yields MPEKYTPGYSSNAMNFMAKRTLDSHGAFFKPYLRPGMNLLDCGCGPGTIALGLAKAIAPGMLTGIDREISQIRIAAESSFSQGVSNTNFLEGNIYSLPFPDNSFDAIFSHALFEHLQEPVQALGELRRILKPGGIVGLRSPDWGGCLITPTIPEMDKAITYYKWLHEQNNGNPYVGRELRALLRETGFSNIKVWASYECYKPLSAIAEYLGERIKASAKEDQAVEKGWTDERSLTAMSNGLREWSQHPDGFFAQAWCEVVGYKN; encoded by the coding sequence ATGCCGGAAAAGTATACTCCAGGCTATTCGAGTAATGCGATGAATTTCATGGCAAAACGCACCTTAGATAGTCATGGTGCATTTTTCAAGCCTTATTTACGTCCAGGGATGAATTTACTAGATTGTGGTTGTGGCCCTGGGACGATCGCTTTAGGTTTAGCAAAAGCGATCGCTCCTGGTATGCTTACAGGTATCGATCGAGAAATATCTCAAATCCGAATAGCTGCTGAAAGTAGTTTCAGCCAAGGTGTTAGTAATACTAATTTTCTGGAAGGGAATATATATTCTCTGCCATTCCCAGATAATTCCTTTGACGCAATCTTTTCTCATGCGCTATTTGAGCATCTGCAAGAACCTGTGCAAGCGTTGGGCGAACTTCGGCGAATTTTGAAACCGGGAGGGATTGTCGGTCTTCGTAGCCCTGACTGGGGTGGATGTCTAATTACGCCTACTATACCAGAAATGGACAAGGCAATTACTTATTACAAATGGCTCCATGAGCAGAATAATGGTAATCCTTATGTAGGTAGAGAGTTACGTGCTTTGCTGCGAGAAACTGGGTTTAGCAATATCAAGGTTTGGGCATCTTATGAATGTTATAAACCACTGAGTGCGATCGCAGAATATTTAGGGGAGCGAATCAAGGCTTCTGCAAAGGAAGATCAAGCTGTGGAGAAAGGTTGGACTGATGAGCGATCGCTTACAGCAATGAGTAATGGTTTGCGAGAATGGAGTCAGCATCCAGATGGATTTTTTGCTCAAGCTTGGTGTGAAGTTGTAGGATACAAAAATTAG
- a CDS encoding DUF3318 domain-containing protein, whose amino-acid sequence MTSYATSSAKAEMSELRRLKGLLPPELQSWVTVEGTTEVNPPLVRCEEIGKDQVEIQIDLVKWDALAMDQRNLLFWHEVARVQNDTIPKDGWEMAALAIGLGGAVGELWVQDGLLLVLALSLCGVSGWRLYQKNSGEKQLRELLNADEKAIALATRFGYSLPNAYKSLGSALKTLIDNTPSKRQRSKYEARLSALKRSANKAKAKSKTPDEGGF is encoded by the coding sequence ATGACATCCTATGCAACCTCCTCTGCCAAAGCGGAAATGAGTGAACTACGGCGGTTGAAAGGCTTACTACCGCCAGAATTACAGAGCTGGGTCACGGTTGAAGGCACAACTGAGGTCAATCCACCCCTGGTTCGCTGCGAAGAAATTGGTAAAGACCAGGTAGAAATTCAAATTGACTTGGTGAAATGGGATGCCCTCGCAATGGATCAGCGTAATCTGCTGTTCTGGCATGAAGTTGCTCGCGTTCAAAATGACACAATTCCTAAAGATGGTTGGGAAATGGCAGCATTAGCCATCGGTTTAGGTGGTGCTGTCGGCGAATTGTGGGTACAAGATGGATTGCTGCTGGTGTTAGCTTTGTCGCTGTGTGGCGTGTCAGGCTGGCGGCTGTATCAAAAAAATAGCGGGGAAAAGCAACTAAGAGAATTGCTCAATGCTGATGAGAAAGCGATCGCTTTGGCAACTCGTTTTGGTTATAGCCTCCCCAATGCCTACAAGAGTCTTGGTAGTGCCTTAAAAACCCTGATTGACAATACTCCTAGCAAGCGCCAAAGGTCGAAATACGAAGCAAGACTCTCTGCCCTCAAACGTAGTGCCAATAAAGCAAAAGCTAAATCCAAAACTCCAGATGAAGGCGGCTTCTAA
- a CDS encoding 7-carboxy-7-deazaguanine synthase QueE — protein sequence MIAKTTVTPTARLIEVFSAIQGEGLNVGTRQIFIRFALCDLRCHFCDSAQTWNAPASCRIERSPGLRDFEIHSNPVSLPILIEWVKQQNLPFLHDSISLTGGEPLLHAPFLTQFLPKVRAITGLPIYLETGGHRPEQLAMILPYLDSVGMDFKLPSVSGESHWQEHAKFLQLCHDSYLNVFVKIIVSQNTDSAELERSALLVAEVSPDISVFLQPVTPLAVSEQFSPIQMLAPTADQVLAWQALMKGFIKHVRVIPQTHKMLNQL from the coding sequence ATGATTGCTAAAACTACCGTTACACCTACCGCACGCCTAATTGAGGTTTTTTCTGCCATTCAAGGGGAAGGACTCAATGTCGGGACGCGTCAGATATTTATTCGTTTTGCCTTGTGTGATTTGCGCTGTCACTTTTGTGATAGTGCCCAAACTTGGAATGCACCTGCTAGTTGTCGGATAGAGCGATCGCCTGGATTGCGCGACTTTGAAATCCACTCTAACCCTGTCTCTTTACCCATACTAATTGAATGGGTAAAACAGCAAAATCTACCTTTTCTACACGATAGCATTAGCTTAACTGGAGGCGAACCACTTCTTCATGCCCCATTTTTAACGCAGTTTCTACCCAAAGTACGAGCCATCACGGGTCTACCCATATACTTAGAAACTGGCGGGCATCGCCCAGAACAACTAGCGATGATTCTTCCCTATTTAGACTCTGTGGGTATGGATTTTAAATTGCCCAGTGTTAGTGGCGAAAGTCATTGGCAAGAACATGCTAAATTTCTCCAATTATGTCATGACTCATATTTAAATGTTTTTGTCAAGATAATTGTGTCTCAAAACACAGATTCAGCCGAGTTGGAACGTTCAGCTTTGCTCGTGGCAGAGGTTAGCCCAGATATCTCAGTATTTTTACAACCTGTTACGCCTTTAGCAGTATCTGAACAATTCTCCCCTATACAGATGCTTGCGCCTACAGCCGATCAAGTTTTGGCGTGGCAAGCTTTGATGAAAGGGTTTATCAAGCACGTGCGTGTGATCCCTCAGACGCATAAAATGCTGAACCAGTTGTAA
- a CDS encoding anti-sigma factor antagonist (This anti-anti-sigma factor, or anti-sigma factor antagonist, belongs to a family that includes characterized members SpoIIAA, RsbV, RsfA, and RsfB.), giving the protein MATKVQSFMTSQPTEVDFPVNSLNDTAIMHVPARLSVLEALGFKQTCQSLIQPNSHPKQIIIDFHQTTFMDSSGLGALVSNFKYAQTKGITLTLRNVTPQVMAVLKLTGLDQVFPLESVDDGLLLEPEDLVDNRKTTSRKVEPLPTTHASVASWMKRFLDIVGSMVGLLITGFLFIPIAIAIQINDPGPIFFSHTRCGWMGKRFEIWKFRSMCVDAEAKKSEVKNQVQGAFFKNENDPRITKVGRFLRRTSLDELPQFWNVLKGEMSLVGTRPPTPDEVERYEVPEWQRLDVKPGMTGEWQVNGRSTVRSFEDVIRLDLQYQKNWSLVYDLKLIFKTIAILFNRNSGAV; this is encoded by the coding sequence ATGGCAACGAAAGTGCAGAGCTTCATGACTAGCCAACCGACAGAGGTCGATTTTCCAGTTAATTCCCTAAACGACACGGCTATAATGCACGTGCCCGCGCGGTTGAGTGTGCTGGAGGCTTTAGGCTTTAAACAAACCTGCCAAAGCTTAATTCAGCCCAATTCCCATCCTAAACAAATCATCATTGACTTTCACCAAACTACTTTTATGGATAGTAGTGGTTTAGGTGCTTTGGTCAGTAATTTTAAATACGCCCAGACTAAAGGAATTACATTAACACTGCGGAATGTAACACCTCAAGTCATGGCAGTCTTAAAACTCACGGGATTAGATCAGGTTTTTCCCCTAGAGTCCGTTGATGATGGGTTACTACTAGAACCAGAAGACTTAGTAGATAATCGGAAGACAACTTCCCGTAAAGTAGAGCCATTACCCACTACTCATGCTTCTGTCGCATCTTGGATGAAACGGTTCTTAGATATTGTGGGTTCTATGGTCGGTTTATTAATTACAGGATTTTTGTTTATTCCGATTGCGATCGCTATTCAAATTAACGATCCAGGCCCCATTTTCTTCAGTCATACCCGTTGTGGTTGGATGGGGAAGCGGTTTGAAATTTGGAAATTCCGTTCCATGTGTGTGGATGCGGAAGCGAAGAAATCCGAAGTTAAAAACCAAGTGCAAGGTGCATTTTTCAAGAATGAGAATGACCCCAGAATTACCAAGGTAGGGCGCTTTTTACGGCGAACAAGTCTAGATGAACTACCTCAATTTTGGAACGTCCTTAAAGGAGAAATGAGTTTAGTAGGGACTCGACCACCTACACCCGATGAAGTGGAACGTTATGAAGTACCAGAGTGGCAACGTTTAGATGTGAAACCTGGTATGACTGGCGAATGGCAAGTTAATGGGCGGTCTACAGTCCGTAGTTTTGAAGATGTAATTCGCCTAGATTTGCAGTATCAAAAAAATTGGAGTTTGGTGTACGATTTAAAGCTAATTTTCAAAACTATAGCTATTCTATTTAATAGAAACAGTGGTGCTGTTTAG
- a CDS encoding YcjF family protein, with product MVVKLQRPILVGGLGLSLSLWMLDSWHDSIVQVGEFGLLSALAVGGGLWLFQQNRSKDSLEQLNSMLVDRATVESAIAKTETVINHLAQEAENHPALATLREQIAQLLLELDRQKIKVAVTGGKSVGKSALIQVLEQNVETRNFVSFLETAPLFRETGDNSDVDVLAEVAKSDFVLFLTNGDLTDSEFQTLQQLKAANQPTILVFNKQDQYLADESASILLSLKQRMQGNVVATAASPIAIKVRKHEADGTVQEWMEQPAADIQQLAQQLGEVLAQQGQRLVWVTTMRKAGLLKTEAKNWLNATRRDRATPIIEQYQWIAAAAAFANPVPALDILATAAINAQMVMDLGNIYQQKFSLEQAQTVAGTMGSLMLKLGLVELSTKAISTVLKSNAVTFVAGGVVQGVSAAYLTRVAGLSLIEYFQQQEIAIDSGNGLNLENLRQTLQKVFQQNQQIGFLQGFVKQSVRRLLPEVQQIEVVSIQKAVG from the coding sequence ATGGTTGTGAAGTTGCAGCGACCAATTTTAGTGGGAGGATTGGGACTGTCCCTTTCTCTGTGGATGTTGGACAGTTGGCACGACTCGATAGTGCAGGTGGGTGAGTTTGGTTTGTTGAGTGCCTTAGCTGTAGGCGGTGGTTTGTGGTTATTCCAGCAAAATCGCTCGAAGGACAGTTTAGAGCAGCTAAATAGTATGCTTGTAGATCGAGCAACTGTGGAAAGTGCGATCGCTAAAACTGAAACTGTAATTAACCACCTGGCACAAGAAGCAGAAAACCATCCAGCATTAGCGACACTGCGAGAACAAATTGCCCAATTGTTGTTGGAATTAGACAGACAAAAAATTAAAGTGGCTGTAACTGGCGGTAAATCCGTAGGTAAAAGCGCCTTAATTCAAGTGTTAGAACAAAATGTAGAGACACGAAATTTCGTGTCTTTTCTAGAGACAGCACCTTTGTTTAGAGAAACTGGTGACAATTCAGATGTAGATGTTTTAGCAGAAGTTGCAAAATCTGATTTTGTTCTGTTTCTGACAAACGGTGATTTGACAGACTCAGAATTTCAAACCTTACAGCAGCTAAAAGCAGCAAATCAGCCGACAATCCTGGTTTTTAACAAACAAGATCAGTATTTAGCCGATGAAAGCGCTAGTATCTTGCTGTCATTGAAACAGCGAATGCAGGGAAATGTAGTTGCAACAGCCGCCTCTCCCATTGCCATCAAAGTCCGAAAGCATGAGGCTGATGGTACTGTGCAAGAGTGGATGGAACAACCAGCAGCAGATATCCAGCAGTTGGCGCAGCAGTTGGGTGAAGTTTTGGCACAGCAAGGACAACGGCTAGTTTGGGTAACTACCATGAGGAAAGCTGGGTTGTTGAAAACTGAGGCAAAAAACTGGCTAAATGCAACCAGACGCGATCGCGCCACCCCAATTATTGAACAATATCAATGGATAGCTGCGGCTGCTGCCTTTGCTAACCCAGTTCCAGCCCTTGATATTCTGGCGACTGCGGCAATTAATGCTCAGATGGTAATGGACTTGGGTAATATCTATCAGCAGAAATTTTCGTTGGAACAGGCACAAACTGTAGCTGGAACAATGGGAAGTTTGATGCTGAAACTGGGTTTAGTTGAGCTTTCTACAAAGGCAATTAGTACTGTTCTTAAAAGTAATGCCGTTACTTTTGTTGCTGGTGGCGTAGTGCAGGGAGTAAGTGCAGCTTATCTGACTAGAGTTGCAGGGTTAAGTCTAATTGAGTATTTCCAACAGCAGGAAATAGCAATAGATTCTGGGAATGGTTTGAATTTGGAGAACTTGCGGCAAACCTTACAAAAAGTGTTTCAGCAAAATCAGCAGATTGGTTTTTTGCAGGGATTTGTTAAGCAAAGCGTGAGGCGTTTGTTGCCAGAAGTACAACAGATTGAAGTAGTTAGTATTCAGAAGGCGGTGGGATAA
- a CDS encoding type II toxin-antitoxin system RelE/ParE family toxin, whose translation MIVSFKDKAAEDIFDGNDSKEARKQCPKNCWEVAQRKLDQLNAAFSLDDMKVPPGNRLEALKGERKVSIAFGLMTNTGFALHGHPKEHQKLK comes from the coding sequence ATGATAGTATCATTTAAGGACAAAGCAGCTGAAGACATTTTTGATGGTAATGACTCAAAGGAAGCCCGAAAACAGTGTCCTAAAAATTGTTGGGAAGTTGCACAGAGAAAATTAGATCAACTCAATGCAGCCTTCTCTTTGGATGATATGAAAGTTCCTCCAGGTAATAGGTTAGAAGCTTTAAAAGGCGAACGCAAGGTCAGCATAGCATTCGGATTAATGACCAATACAGGATTTGCTTTACATGGACACCCGAAGGAGCATCAGAAGTTGAAATAG
- a CDS encoding HigA family addiction module antitoxin — protein MRVPKHRSPSHPGEILLKDFLESMGISQRELADAIYVPYQRINEIVNQKRGITPSTAVRLAKFFGNSSEFWLNLQQNWELYHVLKKEESELKTIAQFKSSEANV, from the coding sequence ATGAGAGTTCCAAAGCATAGATCCCCATCACATCCCGGCGAAATATTACTCAAAGATTTTTTAGAGTCAATGGGAATATCACAACGAGAACTTGCAGATGCAATTTACGTTCCTTATCAGCGAATTAATGAGATTGTAAATCAAAAGCGGGGTATCACGCCTAGTACAGCAGTACGGTTAGCAAAATTTTTTGGGAATAGTTCAGAGTTTTGGTTAAACCTCCAACAAAACTGGGAACTCTACCATGTTTTAAAGAAAGAAGAATCGGAATTAAAAACTATTGCACAATTTAAAAGTTCTGAAGCAAATGTTTGA
- a CDS encoding asparaginase has product MTMGKRTQATALEVRLLREGIIESRHIVQAVVCDERGRVLTVAGNSETAAFIRSALKPFQALAVTTTGTLERYDLSDRDLAIITSSHKGSIDQVRQVFNILWRADLDPTILQCPTPEGKHSPLEYNCSGKHAGMLAVCQQRRWPLNNYLDRKHPIQQLILGKVAELLRMPAAEFINAHDDCGAPTYVMQLGHMASLYALLASSTNLDMERIVRAMTHHPAMVAGDGEFDTELMRLTPGELVSKSGAEGVQCIGRLGEGLGLAIKVMDGAKRAKHAVAIHLLKQMGWISPSAAESLSEKFATLGKYTRLEVIGELSFL; this is encoded by the coding sequence ATGACAATGGGAAAACGAACTCAAGCCACAGCACTGGAAGTCCGGTTGCTGCGGGAAGGTATTATTGAATCCAGGCATATAGTCCAGGCTGTTGTATGCGACGAACGAGGACGGGTTCTAACCGTTGCCGGAAATTCTGAAACTGCTGCATTTATCCGTTCAGCCCTCAAACCATTTCAGGCACTCGCAGTCACTACAACAGGTACACTGGAACGCTATGACCTCAGCGATCGCGACTTAGCAATTATCACAAGTTCCCATAAAGGAAGCATAGATCAAGTCCGACAGGTATTTAATATTCTGTGGCGGGCTGATCTTGACCCCACTATCCTCCAGTGTCCAACTCCTGAAGGTAAACACAGTCCTTTGGAATACAATTGCTCTGGAAAACATGCGGGAATGTTAGCTGTTTGTCAGCAACGCCGTTGGCCCTTAAATAACTACTTGGATCGCAAGCACCCAATACAGCAATTGATTTTGGGCAAAGTAGCAGAGTTACTGCGAATGCCAGCCGCAGAATTTATCAATGCTCATGATGACTGTGGCGCACCCACTTATGTGATGCAACTCGGTCATATGGCATCTTTATATGCACTGCTAGCCTCTAGTACCAATCTGGATATGGAGCGCATCGTCCGGGCTATGACTCATCACCCCGCAATGGTAGCAGGAGATGGAGAATTTGATACGGAACTGATGCGTTTAACTCCAGGGGAACTGGTTAGTAAAAGTGGTGCTGAAGGAGTGCAGTGCATTGGTAGACTCGGTGAAGGCTTGGGATTAGCAATCAAAGTCATGGATGGGGCAAAACGAGCCAAACATGCCGTTGCGATTCACTTACTCAAGCAAATGGGTTGGATTAGTCCTAGCGCCGCCGAAAGCCTTTCAGAAAAGTTTGCCACCTTGGGAAAATACACGCGTTTAGAAGTAATTGGAGAATTATCGTTTTTGTAG
- a CDS encoding CGLD27 family protein — MIRSSVSNCPVPTDQQPLNEYEELKTSWLFRDSTLELREYITKIAWIWGLSWLIAAPVAAASFPPHKYIAHFILCGAAAASVGVVLALVRLYLGWFYVCDRLSSPTVFYEESGWYDGQTWTKPQEILNRDRLIVAYEIKPILRRLQFTFAGLAGMYVTGTIVWHLF; from the coding sequence ATGATTAGGTCTTCGGTTTCAAATTGCCCAGTTCCCACAGATCAACAACCACTCAATGAGTACGAAGAGTTAAAAACCTCCTGGCTGTTTCGTGATAGCACTTTAGAATTGCGCGAGTATATCACGAAAATTGCTTGGATTTGGGGTTTATCTTGGCTGATTGCAGCCCCTGTGGCCGCAGCAAGTTTTCCTCCCCACAAATATATTGCACATTTTATCCTTTGTGGTGCCGCCGCCGCCAGTGTCGGTGTCGTACTGGCACTGGTAAGATTATACTTAGGCTGGTTCTACGTGTGCGATCGCCTTTCCAGCCCCACAGTATTTTATGAGGAGTCTGGCTGGTACGACGGCCAAACTTGGACGAAACCACAGGAAATCCTTAACCGCGATCGCTTAATTGTTGCATACGAAATCAAACCCATTCTGCGGCGGTTGCAATTTACCTTTGCTGGCTTGGCGGGAATGTACGTTACTGGTACGATAGTTTGGCATTTGTTTTAA
- the rsfS gene encoding ribosome silencing factor, producing the protein MTDYFQGNFPLQSVPLTKSVVKSHAHTEEESGKLAATIAAAASDRKAGEILLLKVAEVSYLADYFVMMTGYSRAQVRAIAQAIEGKVETELQRRPLRTEGKVEGSWVLQDYGDVIVHIMMPKEREFYNLEAFWIHAERISLPESDEGEGKPT; encoded by the coding sequence ATGACTGACTATTTCCAAGGAAATTTCCCATTACAATCTGTCCCACTGACGAAGAGTGTGGTAAAAAGCCACGCCCATACCGAAGAGGAGAGCGGAAAATTAGCTGCAACGATCGCAGCTGCTGCATCAGATCGCAAAGCGGGTGAGATTTTATTGCTCAAAGTAGCAGAGGTATCTTACTTAGCCGATTACTTTGTGATGATGACTGGCTATTCTAGGGCACAAGTAAGAGCGATCGCTCAAGCAATTGAAGGAAAAGTCGAAACTGAGTTGCAACGTCGTCCCCTAAGGACAGAAGGAAAAGTCGAGGGGAGTTGGGTACTACAAGACTATGGTGATGTGATCGTTCACATCATGATGCCCAAAGAACGGGAGTTTTATAATTTAGAAGCGTTCTGGATTCATGCAGAACGCATTTCCCTTCCAGAATCTGATGAGGGTGAAGGTAAGCCAACATGA
- a CDS encoding glycosyltransferase family 4 protein: MRILIYSYNYYPEPIGIAPLMTELAEGLVKRGHEVRVVTAMPNYPERQIYQEYRGKWYLNEYKNGVQIQRSYVWIRPQPNLLDRVLLDASFVVTSFVPALFGWRPDVILSTSPSLPSCVPVALLGWLRACPVILNLQDILPEAAVHVGLLKNKLLIKLFTVLEKFAYHTASKISVIADGFVDNLRAKGVETDKIVQIPNWVDVSFIRPLPKENNPFRAAHNLNGKFVVLYSGNIALTQGLESVVKAASILRHIPNIVFVIVGEAKGLQRLQQECLDCGADNVLLLPFQPRKSLPQMLSAADVGLVVQKKNIVSFNMPSKIQVLLASGAALVASVPDNGTAARAIRQSGGGVIVPPEDPQALAMAILDLYQNPENVKTLGYKSRQYAVENYAFEQALNQYESLCYSLTADRAAIQSTRVTVSRAESP; encoded by the coding sequence ATGCGGATTTTAATTTACTCTTACAACTACTATCCAGAGCCAATTGGTATTGCCCCACTGATGACTGAATTAGCAGAGGGACTTGTGAAGCGTGGGCATGAAGTGCGCGTAGTCACCGCTATGCCCAACTACCCGGAGCGGCAAATTTACCAGGAATATCGGGGCAAGTGGTATCTCAACGAATACAAAAATGGTGTTCAAATCCAACGCAGTTACGTTTGGATTCGTCCCCAACCCAATCTATTAGATCGGGTGTTACTAGATGCTAGTTTCGTTGTCACTAGCTTTGTACCTGCCCTCTTCGGTTGGCGGCCAGACGTAATTCTGTCAACATCGCCATCTTTACCAAGCTGTGTACCAGTTGCTCTTTTAGGATGGCTACGTGCTTGTCCTGTAATCTTAAATCTACAAGATATATTACCAGAAGCAGCCGTACATGTCGGTCTACTGAAAAATAAATTGCTTATAAAGTTATTTACAGTGTTGGAAAAATTTGCTTACCACACTGCCAGTAAAATTAGCGTTATCGCCGATGGATTTGTGGACAATTTGCGAGCTAAGGGCGTAGAAACTGACAAAATTGTGCAAATTCCCAACTGGGTTGATGTAAGTTTTATCCGCCCTTTGCCTAAAGAAAATAACCCTTTCCGCGCAGCACATAATCTAAATGGTAAATTTGTAGTCCTTTATTCTGGCAACATTGCCTTAACCCAAGGCTTAGAAAGCGTTGTTAAAGCTGCTTCTATATTGCGCCATATTCCAAATATTGTTTTTGTTATCGTTGGAGAGGCAAAAGGTTTACAGCGATTACAACAAGAATGTCTAGACTGTGGCGCGGATAATGTTTTGCTATTACCATTTCAACCCCGCAAATCTTTACCACAAATGTTGTCCGCTGCCGATGTTGGCTTAGTGGTGCAAAAGAAAAATATTGTATCCTTCAATATGCCATCAAAAATTCAAGTGCTACTTGCCAGTGGAGCGGCTTTAGTTGCCTCTGTGCCTGATAATGGTACAGCAGCAAGAGCAATCAGGCAAAGTGGTGGCGGAGTTATCGTTCCTCCAGAAGATCCTCAAGCTTTAGCGATGGCAATTTTAGACTTGTATCAAAATCCCGAAAATGTCAAAACTCTGGGTTATAAAAGCCGCCAATATGCCGTTGAGAACTATGCTTTTGAGCAAGCTTTAAATCAGTATGAGTCGTTGTGTTACTCATTGACGGCAGATCGTGCAGCTATTCAGTCTACAAGAGTTACAGTATCTAGAGCAGAAAGCCCATGA